The following coding sequences lie in one Listeria ivanovii subsp. londoniensis genomic window:
- a CDS encoding DUF2800 domain-containing protein translates to MPEVHAKLSASGSSRWLNCTPSIALEAKFPEQGNGGFFAQEGTLAHSFAELLLQKFNGDVDKAKYARKLNRLKKNSLYDASMIEHVEVYTTIVIEKFQEAHAADKNAVLSIEQQLDYSDYARGGFGTGDAVIVGNGVVEIVDLKFGKGVPVSAEENSQLMLYGLGAYNAFELEHTIHTVRMTIVQPRLDSVTEFEMEVSDLLDWAENVVKPAALLADAGEGELNAGPWCKFCRARKICKARAEANLALTSYDFKDPRLLQPEEIARILGQVAELKSWADDVKDFALKEAEAKGTEFPGWKLVEGRSNRRYVDAEMVQGVLELEGYSEEELLSKKLISITDMEKLIGKKQVGVILGDLIEKPPGKPTLVIESDKRKAIKLKADAADDFADDLEN, encoded by the coding sequence ATGCCCGAAGTTCACGCGAAGTTATCGGCTTCGGGGTCGAGTCGTTGGCTAAATTGCACGCCGTCCATTGCGCTTGAGGCAAAGTTTCCAGAGCAGGGAAATGGCGGGTTTTTTGCACAAGAAGGCACGCTGGCACACAGCTTTGCAGAGCTACTGCTTCAAAAATTTAATGGCGATGTGGACAAGGCGAAATATGCTAGAAAGCTAAACCGTTTAAAGAAAAATAGTTTATATGATGCTTCGATGATTGAGCATGTAGAAGTTTACACAACTATTGTAATTGAGAAGTTTCAGGAAGCTCATGCAGCAGACAAAAACGCAGTTCTTTCTATTGAGCAACAGCTGGACTATTCCGACTATGCAAGAGGTGGGTTCGGTACAGGTGACGCGGTAATCGTAGGCAATGGTGTGGTTGAAATTGTAGACCTGAAATTTGGAAAGGGTGTTCCTGTTTCAGCAGAGGAGAATAGCCAGCTCATGCTTTACGGTCTTGGCGCATATAATGCTTTCGAATTGGAGCACACGATACACACAGTTCGAATGACTATTGTACAACCTCGCTTAGACAGCGTGACTGAATTTGAGATGGAGGTAAGTGATTTACTTGATTGGGCAGAGAACGTCGTAAAACCAGCGGCACTACTTGCGGATGCGGGAGAAGGCGAACTAAACGCAGGACCTTGGTGTAAATTCTGCCGAGCACGCAAAATCTGTAAGGCCCGTGCTGAGGCTAATCTTGCACTAACAAGCTATGACTTTAAAGACCCGCGCTTGTTGCAACCAGAAGAAATTGCGAGAATATTGGGTCAGGTTGCAGAATTAAAAAGTTGGGCAGATGATGTAAAAGATTTTGCACTGAAAGAAGCAGAGGCTAAAGGCACGGAATTTCCCGGATGGAAATTAGTCGAAGGTCGGAGTAATCGGAGGTATGTTGACGCAGAAATGGTGCAAGGCGTTTTAGAGTTAGAGGGTTACTCAGAAGAGGAGTTACTTAGCAAAAAACTCATCAGTATAACAGATATGGAAAAGCTAATCGGTAAAAAGCAAGTTGGAGTTATTTTAGGTGATTTAATTGAAAAGCCACCTGGAAAACCAACACTTGTAATTGAAAGTGACAAAAGGAAAGCAATTAAATTGAAAGCAGACGCAGCGGATGACTTCGCTGACGATTTAGAAAATTAA
- a CDS encoding DUF2815 family protein: MVKVKTGKVRFSYVHVFEPWAGDESQEKKYSVCLIIDKTDKKTVKAIKSAIKELKESKEAITVWGGKNGTAPKNLKIPLRDGDEERDEMEEFEGKYFVNANSKRQPGVINKKRKELTAEEFYSGCYGRASIDLYAYNSNGSKGIAVGLNNLLFLEDGEPLGFSALSAEDDFDDDLDDYDDDFDEDEEDDEDEDDL, encoded by the coding sequence ATGGTAAAAGTAAAAACAGGTAAGGTCAGATTTAGTTATGTGCATGTGTTTGAGCCGTGGGCAGGAGACGAAAGTCAGGAAAAGAAATACAGTGTTTGCTTAATTATTGACAAAACAGACAAAAAGACAGTGAAAGCTATTAAATCCGCAATTAAGGAATTGAAAGAGAGCAAAGAGGCAATCACAGTCTGGGGAGGCAAAAATGGCACTGCTCCGAAAAACTTAAAAATCCCGCTTCGTGATGGAGACGAAGAGCGTGACGAAATGGAAGAATTCGAAGGCAAGTATTTTGTCAATGCAAATAGTAAACGTCAACCCGGCGTAATTAACAAAAAACGGAAAGAACTAACAGCGGAAGAGTTCTACAGTGGCTGTTATGGTCGCGCTAGTATTGACTTATATGCATATAACAGTAATGGAAGCAAAGGCATCGCGGTAGGTTTGAATAATTTATTATTCCTAGAAGATGGTGAACCACTTGGATTCAGTGCGTTAAGTGCAGAGGATGACTTTGACGACGATTTGGATGATTACGATGATGACTTTGACGAGGACGAAGAGGATGACGAGGACGAAGATGACCTATGA
- a CDS encoding DNA polymerase: MSQKTLSIDIETYSGRDIRNCGTYAYAEDEAFEIILLAYAYSDDKVEIVDLTIDELPEYVLNDLTNPDVLKTAHNANFERTCLARYYDCEMPPEQWRCTMVHGTLLGLPASLDMMSKALKLDQEKDSEGKALIRYFCMPCKPTKANGGRTRNYPEHAPEKWAKFMEYCRQDVIVERAISNKISKFPFPIEEQRNWELDQRIVDRGVKVDISLVNHAIACQEWYQERLFKKAKELTGLENPNSVAQQKNWLAEKGYPVTSLNKESVSKLLSDRSLDKDVRKMLLLRQEMSKTSIKKYEKMKHARCNDGRIRGLLQFYGANRTGRWAGRLVQVQNLPRNYIKDIDEVRKDLKIGDYEAFEMMYSSVPDVLSQLIRTAFVAEDGYTFDITDFSAIEARVIAWLAGEQWRLDVFNSHGKIYEASASQMFHIPINEVDKNLRQKGKVSELALGYNGGVNALIAMGALEMGLQENELQGIVDAWRKASPAITKLWRGVENRAKTAIATRKSQRYKGLTFHYKAGILFIQLPSGRDLAYFKAKLVPSKYGEQICYEGTSEKGWHKQHTYGGKLVENIVQAIARDCLAVSLQRIEDAGISTVMHVHDEAITEVPASESSIRKLNAILAEPISWAPGLPLKGDGFSSAFYMKD, encoded by the coding sequence ATGAGTCAAAAAACACTGAGTATTGATATCGAGACCTACTCAGGCCGGGACATCAGGAATTGTGGTACCTATGCCTATGCGGAGGATGAAGCTTTTGAAATCATCCTCTTGGCATATGCCTATAGCGACGATAAGGTTGAAATTGTAGACCTTACTATCGATGAACTACCCGAGTATGTACTCAATGATTTGACAAATCCGGATGTACTCAAGACAGCGCATAACGCTAATTTTGAAAGGACCTGTCTTGCTAGATATTATGATTGTGAAATGCCACCGGAGCAGTGGCGATGCACGATGGTGCATGGGACCTTACTAGGATTGCCAGCTAGCTTAGATATGATGTCCAAAGCGCTCAAGCTAGACCAGGAAAAAGACAGCGAGGGAAAGGCCCTCATAAGATACTTCTGTATGCCTTGCAAGCCGACAAAAGCTAACGGTGGCCGAACACGAAACTACCCCGAACATGCTCCGGAGAAGTGGGCTAAGTTCATGGAATATTGTAGACAAGACGTGATAGTAGAGAGGGCTATATCTAATAAAATATCTAAATTCCCTTTTCCGATAGAGGAGCAACGTAATTGGGAACTGGACCAACGAATAGTTGATAGAGGGGTTAAAGTAGACATTTCACTTGTAAATCACGCTATCGCATGCCAAGAGTGGTATCAAGAACGCTTGTTTAAGAAAGCGAAAGAATTAACAGGCTTAGAAAACCCGAACTCTGTTGCTCAGCAAAAAAACTGGCTAGCTGAGAAAGGCTACCCTGTCACTAGTTTGAATAAAGAATCTGTATCTAAACTGCTTTCAGATAGGAGTCTTGACAAGGATGTAAGAAAGATGTTGCTACTACGTCAAGAGATGTCAAAAACAAGCATAAAGAAATATGAAAAAATGAAACATGCAAGATGCAATGACGGACGAATTCGAGGCCTACTACAGTTCTATGGCGCTAATAGAACCGGGCGTTGGGCGGGGCGACTAGTTCAAGTACAGAACCTTCCTCGAAACTATATCAAGGACATTGATGAGGTTAGAAAAGACTTGAAGATAGGTGATTATGAAGCCTTCGAGATGATGTATAGTAGTGTGCCTGATGTACTCTCACAGCTCATCAGAACCGCTTTTGTTGCGGAAGATGGTTATACCTTCGACATTACCGATTTTAGCGCCATCGAAGCACGTGTTATCGCGTGGCTTGCAGGTGAACAGTGGCGATTAGATGTATTTAACAGTCACGGAAAGATATACGAAGCTTCGGCTTCTCAGATGTTTCATATACCTATTAACGAAGTGGACAAGAACTTACGTCAAAAAGGGAAAGTCTCAGAGCTCGCTCTTGGCTATAACGGCGGCGTGAATGCGTTAATTGCTATGGGTGCATTAGAAATGGGACTTCAAGAGAACGAACTGCAAGGCATTGTGGACGCTTGGAGAAAGGCGAGCCCAGCGATTACTAAACTGTGGCGAGGTGTTGAAAACAGAGCGAAGACGGCAATCGCAACGCGAAAAAGCCAAAGGTATAAAGGACTTACTTTTCATTACAAAGCAGGCATCTTGTTCATTCAGCTGCCGAGTGGGCGCGACTTGGCTTATTTCAAAGCTAAACTGGTACCCAGCAAATACGGCGAGCAAATATGCTATGAGGGGACCTCAGAAAAAGGTTGGCACAAGCAACACACCTATGGTGGTAAATTAGTCGAGAACATTGTTCAAGCAATAGCGCGGGATTGTTTAGCAGTCTCGCTACAACGAATTGAAGACGCAGGGATTAGCACAGTGATGCATGTACACGATGAAGCTATCACAGAGGTTCCAGCGTCAGAGAGCTCGATTAGAAAGCTAAATGCAATACTCGCTGAGCCGATTTCTTGGGCTCCGGGTTTGCCGCTAAAGGGAGATGGGTTCTCTTCCGCTTTTTATATGAAAGATTAA